The Elephas maximus indicus isolate mEleMax1 chromosome 19, mEleMax1 primary haplotype, whole genome shotgun sequence genome contains a region encoding:
- the RPL23 gene encoding 60S ribosomal protein L23, with the protein MSKRGRGGSSGAKFRISLGLPVGAVINCADNTGAKNLYIISVKGIKGRLNRLPAAGVGDMVMATVKKGKPELRKKVHPAVVIRQRKSYRRKDGVFLYFEDNAGVIVNNKGEMKGSAITGPVAKECADLWPRIASNAGSIA; encoded by the exons ATGTCGAAGCGAG GACGTGGTGGGTCCTCCGGTGCAAAATTCCGGATTTCGTTGGGTCTTCCGGTAGGAGCTGTGATCAACTGTGCTGATAACACAG GAGCCAAAAATCTGTATATCATCTCTGTGAAGGGGATCAAGGGGCGACTGAACAGGCTTCCTGCTGCTGGTGTGGGTGACATGGTGATGGCTACCGTCAAGAAAGGGAAACCAGAACTCAGAAAGAAGG TACATCCAGCAGTGGTAATACGACAACGAAAGTCATACCGGAGAAAAGATGGTGTGTTCCTTTATTTTGAAGATAATGCAGGGGTCATAGTAAATAATAAAGGCGAGATGAAAG GTTCTGCTATCACTGGACCAGTTGCAAAGGAGTGTGCAGACTTGTGGCCCAGGATTGCATCCAATGCTGGCAGCATTGCATAA